Proteins from a single region of Psilocybe cubensis strain MGC-MH-2018 chromosome 3, whole genome shotgun sequence:
- a CDS encoding SUMO conjugating enzyme Hus5: MSGICRTRLAEERKQWRKDHPFGFYAKPAKAPDGSMNLMEWEVGIPGKSKTAWEGGLFKLVMNFPEDYPSKPPKCKFTPPLFHPNVYPSGTVCLSILDEEKSWKPAITIKQILLGIQDLLDNPNVNDPAQSDAYTMFKNDKQAYERRIKQQARENIPK, encoded by the exons ATGTCGGGTATCTGTAGAACACGTCTCGCTGAAGAGCGCAAGCAGTGGAGGAAGGATCATCCATTT GGTTTTTATGCTAAGCCTGCCAAAGCACCCGATGGGTCAATGAACCTGATGGAATGGGAAGTCGGTATCCCGGGGAAATCGAAG ACTGCTTGGGAAGGAGGTTTGTTCAAGCTGGTAATGAACTTCCCGGAAG aTTATCCGTCAAAGCCACCCAAAT GTAAATTCACTCCACCCCTTTTCCACCCTAATGTATATCCCTCTGGAACTGTTTGTCTTTCAATTCTGGACGAGGAGAAGTCCTGGAAGCCTGCAATTACCATCAAGCAG ATTCTTCTCGGTATTCAGGACCTTCTCGATAACCCCAATGTGAATGACCCTGCACAAAGTGATGCCTATACCATGTTCAA GAACGATAAGCAAGCATATGA GAGGAGAATTAAACAGCAAGCCAGAGAGAATATACCTAAGTGA
- a CDS encoding COP9 signalosome complex subunit 7a — translation MDLANFSAKLEPFLLMAKSLKGAAAAKLIQDATSAPGVFVFAELLELPNIKELEKSEQHSKFFSLLQLFSYKTYQDYLQHKDELPPLNQSQITKLKHLTIVSLAADRRILPYADLLKSLDVSNVRELEDLIIDAIYLDLLQGKLDQKEEQLEVSYTMGRDLEPGKLEYILSALKDWASTTSAVLATLDNKINQIAADAAAAKASQQEHERILQNNLKEVHEKQKEKSLGGGMATRRGAQFQVGERENMNMDVDDDSKGKNRKASQEMTPKLPRKRNKF, via the exons ATGGATCTTGCAAACTTTTCAGCAAAGCTGGAGCCATTCTTGCTCATGGCGAAATCATTGAAAGgagccgccgccgccaaaCTCATTCAAGATGCCACTTCTGCACCCGGAGTCTTCGTGTTCGCTGAATTGTTGGAGTTGCCAAACATCAAAGAG CTGGAAAAAAGCGAGCAACACTCCAAATTCTTTTCATTGTTGCAACTATTCTCTTATAAGACATATCAGGATTACCTTC AGCACAAGGATGAGCTTCCGCCATTGAATCAGAGCCAAATCACCAAGCTGAAGCATCTGACAATCGTATCATTGGCAGCCGACCGTCGC ATACTCCCTTACGCAGATTTGCTGAAATCCCTTGACGTCTCAAATGTACGAGAGCTTGAGGATCTCATCATTGATGCCATCTACCTCGACCTTTTACAAGGAAAACTCGACCAGAAGGAGGAACAGCTAGAAGTGTCGTACACCATGGGCCGTGATCTTGAACCAGGAAAACTGGAATACATCTTATCGGCATTGAAAGACTG GGCGTCGACAACATCAGCCGTTCTAGCTACCCTCGACAATAAAATCAATCAGATCGCTGCGGATGCTGCAGCTGCAAaggccagccaacaagagCACGAGCGTATACTCCAGAACAATCTCAAGGAGGTTCATGAAaagcagaaggagaagagcTTGGGTGGTGGAATGGCGACCAGGCGAGGGGCTCAGTTCCAAGTGGGTGAGCGGGAGAATATGAACATGGATGTGGACGACGATAGCAAAGGGAAAAACAGAAA AGCTTCTCAGGAGATGACACCCAAACTTCCGAGAAAAAGGAACAAGTTCTAA
- a CDS encoding Putative lipase ATG15 produces the protein MPSTTLMLAALLLLPSVYANQQISFTSHRQFDLQHPDHLPLTKDNDGAQNTYFNPTNTYPLPSQAVHLKSQPTLIYRPRSVDVLHRTRLRSLQHAESGLEPVLWDLVEVEGPAVEDLHTLSQLARMSGNAYALPGQKNWYEVDHAWNRSFPFGWEESDGFRGHVFQSSDNSTIVLSIKGTTLQGPTSKLDKFNDNLLFSCCCARVDISWVFSTVCDCYAKNFRCDNQCLTDALIQDSLFYSIGVKLIDDLLKIYPGANVWLVGHSLGGSLASLLGATYGLPAVAFESPGERLAATRLHLPLPPPMSAPPLPSPVSTWKFGIPHIKFPFPFPGHSPSNEPSIPIPTTPAPPPRLPAHHIATTHVYHNADPIPQGACTGIGSPCAQAGFALETRCHLGQTILFDTVNKLGWGVDVRKHVIREVVTKVLEGDVWWGEDDDEPDGNPEDGQDDEDDDWTIIKSFKNKKGKHKDKKGREGPSPVPKPFIEEDCVECFKWEFGDFKDREKDVL, from the exons ATGCCTTCAACTACACTAATGCTTGCTGCTCTGCTACTCCTGCCTTCAGTCTATGCAAATCAACAGATTTCGTTCACTTCTCACAGGCAGTTTGACCTACAGCACCCGGACCATTTACCGCTAACGAAAGATAACGATGGGGCTCAGAATACATATTTCAATCCCACTAATACTTATCCACTACCGTCACAAGCAGTCCATTTAAAATCGCAGCCTACACTCATCTACCGCCCTCGGTCCGTGGACGTTCTCCATCGAACCAGGCTACGATCTCTACAACATGCTGAAAGTGGACTTGAACCAGTTTTGTGGGACTTGGTAGAAGTGGAGGGACCTGCAGTTGAGGATCTCCATACGTTATCACAGCTGGCTCGTATGTCGGGTAATGCGTATGCTTTGCCTGGACAGAAGAATTGGTACGAGGTTGATCATGCTTGGAACAGG AGTTTCCCATTTGGTTGGGAAGAATCTGATGGGTTCAGAGGACATGTTTTTCAGTCTTCCGATAATTCGACCATCGTCCTATCTATTAAGGGAACTACCCTTCAAGGTCCCACCTCCAAACTAGATAAATTCAATGACAATCT ATTATTTTCTTGCTGCTGTGCAAGAGTTGACATATCATGGGTGTTTAGTACCGTATGTGATTGTTACGCGAAGAACTTCAGATGCGATAATCAATGCCTCACGGATGCCCTCATTCAAGACAGTCTTTTCTATTCGATTGGTGTT AAACTCATAGACGACCTGCTTAAAATATATCCAGGGGCCAATGTTTGGCTCGTCGGTCATTCATTGGGAGGTTCATTGGCAAGTCTCTTGGGGGCCACATATGGTCTTCCAGCAGTAGCATTTGAATCTCCAGGCGAACGTCTCGCAGCGACTCGTTTACACCTGCCACTACCCCCGCCAATGTCcgcgcctcctcttccctctccGGTCTCTACTTGGAAGTTCGGCATCCCTCATATCAAATttccattcccattcccggGGCATTCGCCATCAAATGAACCCTCTATACCTATACCCACTACTCCTGCGCCTCCTCCGAGATTGCCTGCTCATCACATTGCCACGACGCATGTGTATCACAATGCCGACCCTATACCTCAGGGAGCATGCACAGGGATAGGCTCGCCTTGCGCGCAGGCTGGTTTTGCCCTTGAGACGCGATGCCACCTGGGACAAACTATTCTGTTTGACACTGTCAATAAACTTGGGTGGGGCGTGGATGTCAGGAAACATGTTATTAGAGAAGTTGTTACGAAGGTTCTGGAAGGTGATGTATGGTGGGGagaggatgacgatgaacCGGACGGGAACCCAGAAGATGGGCAggatgacgaggatgacGACTGGACAATAATCAAGTCATTCAAGAATAAGAAAGGAAAGcacaaagacaagaaggGCAGAGAAGGACCCAGTCCTGTGCCGAAACCTTTCATAGAAGAAGATTGTGTG GAATGCTTCAAGTGGGAATTTGGAGATTTCAAAGATCGAGAGAAGGACGTGTTATGA
- a CDS encoding WSC domain-containing protein (WSC domain-containing protein ARB_07867), which translates to MLGRSSFCALLFAVILYYSPGAVALVGASSRELGARQTENPVFLGCFADGSPRILRHGAGSNLAETSFASCADTCFQAGYALAGVENGHECYCGNAFLYDYGTSTGCTSPCPGDASNTCGGPGAMQVYSTGAGPYTTGPASFVLTYNGWNVTECWEDGVGGRTLPHTPTNNPPSASMTVEKCIDACAADGYTSAGLEWGQ; encoded by the exons ATGCTCGGTCGAAGCTCTTTCTGTGCTCTACTGTTTGCCGTCATT CTTTATTATTCGCCAGGAGCTGTCGCTCTTGTCGGTGCATCAAGCCGAGAACTGGGCGCAAGGCAAACAGAGAACCCTGTTTTTCTGGGCTGTTTTGC TGATGGCTCGCCACGCATACTGCGCCATGGAGCAGGTAGCAATCTAGCTGAAACAAGTTTTGCTAGTTGCGCCGATACCTGTTTCCAAGCCGGGTACGCTCTTGCTGGCGTTGAGAACGGCCATGAGTGCT ATTGCGGAAACGCGTTCTTGTACGATTATGGCACTTCCACAGGCTGCACCTCGCCTTGCCCAGGCGATGCGTCGAACACTTGTGGGGGTCCCGGCGCTATGCAAGTTTATTCCACTGGTGCTGGGCCGTACACCACGGGCCCTGCATCTTTCGTGCTCACATACAATGGGTGGAATGTCACTGAATGCTGGGA GGATGGAGTTGGCGGTCGTACCCTTCCTCATACACCCACCAATAATCCTCCATCTGCGAGTATGACGGTCGAGAAATGTATCGACGCATGTGCCGCAGACGGCTACACTAGCGCGGGGTTGGAATGGGGACAGTGA
- a CDS encoding RNA binding protein snu13 — translation MADESHGRAWPLADADLTNSILELVQQAGQYKQLKKGANEATKTLNRGIAEFIILTADTEPLEILLHLPLLCEEKNVPYIFLPSKAALGRACNVSRPVISASVTTGESKELSSQIIAIKNAIEKLMY, via the exons ATGGCCGACGAATCTCATGGAAGGGCTTGGCCTTTGGCTGATGCTGACCTTACCAACTCT ATTCTCGAGCTCGTCCAACAGGCCGGTCAGTACAAGCAGTTGAAGAAGGGTGCTAACGAAG CCACCAAGACTCTTAATCGTGGTATTGCTGAATTCATCATCTTGACCGCGGATACCGAGCCTCTTGAGAttctcctccatcttcctcttctttgcGAAGAGAAG AACGTACCCTACATCTTCTTGCCTTCCAAGGCTGCCCTCGGCCGCGCCTGCAACGTTTCCAGGCCAGTCATTTCTGCCAGTGTGACCACTGGAGAATCCAAGGAGTTGTCCTCGCAAATTATCGCTATCAAGAACGCTATCGAGAAGTTGATGTACTAG
- a CDS encoding Lipase 1 codes for MLTVLLLAFIASVVRASVYVGGSQIIGQEFGPAKVEFFGGIPYAKAPIGKLRFQPPVLVRTPPTKTFNAQTFGKACLQVTKFPDTVSEDCLTLNIFRPIGTTEHEKLPVMVWIHGAGSSSLYNGTTFVAQSISRGTPIIFASFNYRLGPLGFPQGVEAGKRKALNLGLKDQLAALEWIQLNIEKFGGDKRKVTLIGQSAGATSISIHLRKTKIRSLARAAILESTPIGPVYGPDRNGGSWRRFVEATSACAAQAKSGNTIDCMRTAEPQSIFTALTAAEDVSSHSYHPVIDGPHGFIVDRPSKVNLNAAGLPLLIGTNLDEGTLFITQKTNSTEQIEDLFRIATSPSLVSPGRQAEVIAQILKLYPDNPALGSPFGTGNDTFGLNSQYKRLCAIFGDFYIQSPTRSIQQHSCKAGINIFGYLFTDPHGVAIPGLARTRAAPGSVGVPHSAEISFLFDTFVNRTEDALNLSQNMRDYWISFATSLDPNDKFGNTARPHWRPFTHEKQEIIELNASVAARASVKVGNSTIIGKEFGPAKVEFFGGIPFAETPIGKLRFHRPVLLKSPSSKVLHAHESGKGCLQLTSLPDTVSEDCLSLDVYRPAGTSEHDKLPVMVWIYGGGFFAGSSSLYNGTGIVAHSVHRGTPVIFATFNYRLGPLGFPQGVEAGERKVLNLGLHDQLAALEWIQDNIARFGGDNKKVTVFGQSAGAAAISIHLREKKIRSLARAAILESTPIGPLFGPDRNEDAWRRFVAATPACASVANSGNTIDCMRTADSQAIFQALTVAEGVSSSAYQPVIDGHGGLVVDRPSQVDQSEARLPLLIGTNLDEGTLFTSQKINSTSQIIDFFTTTTSPSLVSPVQLADTIEQILRLYPDNPALGSPFGTGNNTFGLSSQYKRMSAIFGDFTIQSPTRTIMQNTIKAGVKVFGYLFTDPDGVAIPGLANPNAAPGSVGVPHSAEVFYVFGTLANRTPTAISLSKNMRDYWISFATSLDPNDNHGNTSRPHWQHFTSKHQHIIELNGHHTRMISGEFRKRQIEVFQNNPNTFHR; via the exons ATGCTTACCGTGCTTCTCCTTGCTTTTATAGCATCGGTTGTCAGAGCTTCTGTTTATGTCGGTGGCTCGCAGATTATTGGACAAGAATTTGGACCTGCTAAAGTCGAGTTCTTCGGAG GAATACCGTATGCGAAAGCGCCGATAGGCAAGCTACGGTTTCAACCTCCTGTACTCGTCAGGACACCTCCCACAAAAACTTTTAATGCCCAAACATTTGGCAAGGCGTGCCTTCAAGTTACCAAATTTCCCGACACAGTGTCGGAAGACTGTTTGACTTTGAACATTTTTCGCCCTATAGGCACGACTGAGCATGAAAAGCTTCCTGTGATGGTGTGGATACACGGAG CTGGTTCTTCCTCGCTGTACAACGGCACTACATTTGTTGCCCAGAGCATCTCTAGAGGGACCCCTATAATCTTCGCAAGTTTCAACTACCGACTTGGACCATTAGGATTTCCTCAAGGCGTTGAAGCTGGCAAACGTAAAGCCCTCAACCTGGGATTGAAAGACCAACTGGCTGCGCTAGAGTGGATCCAGCTCAACATAGAAAAGTTTGGAGGTGATAAACGCAAA GTCACATTAATAGGACAGAGCGCAGGCGCTACATCGATTAGCATCCACCTTCGCAAGACCAAGATTCGAAGTCTAGCTCGTGCTGCT ATTCTGGAATCTACACCCATCGGCCCTGTCTATGGACCGGACCGCAACGGAGGCTCATGGCGTCGCTTCGTCGAAGCCACATCAGCCTGTGCAGCTCAAGCCAAATCCGGGAACACAATTGACTGTATGCGCACCGCTGAGCCTCAGTCCATATTCACCGCATTGACGGCGGCAGAGGACGTTTCATCCCACTCTTACCATCCTGTTATCGATGGTCCTCATGGCTTTATCGTCGATCGCCCCTCCAAGGTCAATTTGAACGCAGCGGGACTGCCGTTGCTAATAGGCACAAATCTTGACGAAGGGACGCTGTTTATTACTCAGAAAACGAATTCTACCGAGCAGATTGAAGACCTTTTCAGGATAGCTACAAGTCCGTCGCTTGTCAGTCCAGGTCGCCAGGCAGAGGTGATCGCTCAGATTTTGAAGCTATACCCTGATAATCCTGCTCTTGGATCGCCTTTTGGGACAGGAAATGATACCTTTGGCTTGAACAGTCAGTACAAGCGGCTTTGTGCGATTT TTGGCGACTTTTACATCCAATCTCCTACGCGGAGCATCCAACAGCACTCATGCAAAGCTGGTATCAATATCTTTGGATACCTATTCACGGACCCTCACGGTGTCGCCATCCCCGGTCTGGCAAGAACTAGGGCAGCACCAGGTTCTGTTGGAG TTCCTCACAGTGCGGaaatttctttcttattcGACACCTTTGTAAATCGCACGGAAGACGCCCTTAATCTAAGTCAAAACATGCGAGACTACTGGATATCTTTTGCGACGAGTTTGGACCCAAATGACAAGTTTGGCAACACAGCGCGCCCGCATTGGAGGCCTTTCACTCACGAAAAACAA GAAATCATCGAGTTAAATG CCTCAGTGGCTGCTAGGGCGTCGGTAAAGGTCGGTAATTCCACGATTATTGGAAAGGAGTTTGGTCCTGCTAAGGTTGAATTCTTCGGAG GCATACCATTCGCAGAAACACCGATAGGAAAGCTGCGCTTTCACCGCCCAGTGCTCCTTAAATCGCCATCTTCAAAAGTTCTGCATGCACACGAGTCTGGAAAGGGGTGCTTGCAACTT ACCTCACTCCCCGACACGGTGTCAGAAGATTGTCTCTCCTTAGACGTCTATCGGCCAGCGGGCACTTCTGAACATGACAAACTTCCTGTAATGGTTTGGATCTACGGAG GTGGATTCTTCG CTGGATCTTCTTCGCTTTACAACGGCACTGGAATTGTCGCCCATAGTGTCCACAGA GGAACTCCAGTAATTTTCGCAACTTTCAATTATCGCCTCGGTCCCCTCGGATTCCCCCAAGGCGTGGAAGCTGGTGAACGAAAAGTTTTGAATTTGGGTTTGCATGATCAGCTGGCTGCACTAGAATGGATTCAAGATAATATAGCCAGGTTTGGAGGTGATAATAAAAAG GTCACTGTATTTGGGCAAAGTGCTGGTGCTGCAGCCATTAGTATTCACCTGCGTGAAAAGAAAATTCGGAGTCTCGCTCGTGCAGCT ATTTTGGAGTCCACTCCCATTGGACCTCTTTTTGGCCCGGATCGAAATGAAGATGCATGGCGCCGCTTTGTTGCAGCGACACCAGCCTGTGCATCTGTCGCCAACTCCGGAAATACAATTGACTGCATGCGCACTGCCGACTCGCAGGCCATATTCCAAGCCCTAACTGTCGCAGAAGGTGTCTCATCAAGCGCCTACCAGCCGGTTATTGATGGACACGGTGGTTTGGTAGTCGACCGACCATCTCAAGTTGACCAGTCGGAGGCCAGATTGCCTTTATTGATTGGTACCAACCTTGATGAAGGGACGTTGTTCACTTCTCAAAAGATCAATTCGACCAGCCAAATCATCGACTTTTTCACCACCACAACCAGTCCATCTCTTGTCAGCCCGGTACAGCTGGCAGATACCATCGAACAGATTTTGAGGCTTTATCCAGACAACCCCGCGCTTGGATCGCCATTCGGAACAGGAAACAACACGTTTGGTTTGAGCAGTCAGTACAAAAGAATGTCTGCCATTT TTGGCGATTTTACAATACAGTCTCCCACTCGAACTATCATGCAAAATACCATTAAAGCAGGTGTCAAGGTATTCGGATATCTTTTTACCGATCCCGATGGTGTCGCCATCCCAGGACTGGCAAATCCTAACGCAGCACCAGGCTCTGTAGGAG TGCCTCACAGCGCAGAGGTCTTCTATGTCTTCGGTACTCTGGCCAATCGCACTCCCACCGCCATCTCTCTGAGCAAAAACATGCGTGATTATTGGATCTCTTTCGCAACTAGCTTGGACCCGAATGATAATCATGGCAACACATCGCGCCCGCACTGGCAGCATTTCACCTCCAAACACCAG CACATCATCGAACTAAATGGCCATCACACCAGAATGATATCTGGGGAATTCCGAAAGCGTCAAATTGAAGTCTTTCAGAACAACCCAAATACTTTTCATCGTTGA